From a single Dendropsophus ebraccatus isolate aDenEbr1 chromosome 8, aDenEbr1.pat, whole genome shotgun sequence genomic region:
- the LOC138798521 gene encoding basic salivary proline-rich protein 2-like, which produces MKRLIVLALVVQALAGVSGQPEILPPPGGQLGVQPPQPPSTDIGNQAEHQNVTGPPPHDDSSRPPHPEGPPPPEDSSRPAHPEGENGHPRRRRQVRRPPNGQGQGGRRNGGQFEHSNDQQTESHPHENSSSETHSDKFNGHRRNHGQGEVSGPPRPPRPPGPPDHPEDSSDDHETPQSQVSEAPPTSGNAPSSDGPEQPPAESVTPGNPKQDPTEAPVEENKAAIVTEANPPNQTA; this is translated from the exons ATGAAGCGCCTCATTGTCCTAGCCCTAGTGGTTCAAGCTCTTGCTGGTGTATCTGGCCAGCCtg AAATACTTCCACCCCCTGGAGGTCAACTTGGCGTTCAACCACCTCAACCACCATCTACTGACATTGGCAATCAAGCTGAGCACCAGAATGTTACAGGACCACCCCCACATGATGATTCTTCCAGACCACCTCAtccagaag GACCTCCCCCACCTGAAGATTCTTCCAGACCAGCTCATCCAGAAGGGGAAAATGGCCATCCAAGGCGTCGCAGACAAGTTAGAAGACCACCTAATGGCCAAGGACAAGGAG GAAGACGCAATGGAGGTCAATTTGAACATTCCAATGACCAGCAAACAGAATCACACCCACATGAAAATTCCTCCAGCGAAACTCATTCAGATAAATTCAATGGCCATCGAAGGAATCACGGACAAGGTGAAGTATCAGGACCACCAAGACCACCAAGACCACCAGGACCACCAGATCATCCAGAag ATAGTTCAGATGATCACGAAACACCTCAAAGCCAAGTTTCAGAAGCACCACCAACATCTGGCAATGCTCCTTCATCCGATGGCCCAGAGCAGCCACCTGCCGAGTCTGTAACACCGGGAAATCCCAAACAG GATCCCACAGAAGCTCCAGTTGAAGAAAACAAGGCGGCCATAGTGACGGAAGCCAACCCTCCAAACCAAACTGCATAG